The proteins below are encoded in one region of Candidatus Poribacteria bacterium:
- a CDS encoding sulfatase — protein sequence MSWNIVVVVSDTLRTAYLSPYGNDWIHTPNLARFAEQSVRFTNAHPECLPTIPTRRTLHTGRRAYPFSTYTPVPWDNVYTPGWQPMSSDEPAIAESLVQNGYHTGFFADVPHYFVPGMNFTRGFRQWEFVRGQAEDRYRGSAHADPALISRYRGNPERIRAHIVNVQPERPEEMWHAARLFRSAIEFVEHNHQNTPFYLYVDSFTPHETWEAPIHYYDLYGKREDREPICLNLPYGSLNDEEFEERLPSVKANYAGLVTLVDTWFGRLVDTIDRLGLRENTLIVFLADHGTNFAENPDKATGKPANFMYPGTMDIPMMVSHPSGVNAGTTCDEFVYTLDVPATVMAASQVEPAGEIQGQSLLPLVEAEDGWTSREYLTCRYVNSVWYKDARSWYFSSVDFQQDVRLFDLEADVTCQHNIADQGADRIALAKERILADANGHLPHYKRQGRTDALGRPQFAEA from the coding sequence ATGAGTTGGAACATAGTCGTCGTTGTTTCGGATACACTGCGAACCGCATATCTCAGTCCTTATGGCAACGATTGGATTCATACGCCAAATTTAGCACGGTTTGCCGAACAGAGCGTCAGATTTACGAACGCCCACCCGGAGTGCTTACCGACAATCCCGACGCGCCGCACCTTACATACCGGCAGACGTGCCTATCCATTCAGCACTTATACCCCTGTGCCGTGGGACAACGTCTATACGCCCGGTTGGCAACCGATGTCTTCTGATGAACCCGCGATCGCTGAATCGCTTGTCCAGAACGGGTATCATACCGGCTTCTTCGCCGATGTACCGCACTACTTCGTGCCGGGCATGAATTTCACGCGCGGATTCCGACAATGGGAATTCGTCCGTGGTCAAGCCGAAGACAGGTACCGAGGTAGTGCTCACGCCGACCCTGCACTCATTTCCCGTTATCGTGGAAATCCCGAACGTATCCGTGCCCATATCGTGAACGTCCAACCAGAACGTCCAGAGGAGATGTGGCACGCCGCGCGGTTATTCCGCTCCGCAATTGAATTCGTTGAACACAATCATCAGAATACGCCGTTTTATCTCTATGTAGATAGTTTCACACCCCACGAAACATGGGAAGCCCCTATTCACTACTATGATCTCTACGGTAAGCGCGAAGACCGCGAACCTATCTGTCTCAACCTCCCCTACGGTTCACTCAACGATGAGGAGTTTGAGGAACGGTTGCCGAGCGTTAAAGCCAACTACGCTGGCTTGGTAACACTCGTGGATACTTGGTTTGGCAGGTTGGTAGATACCATTGATCGGCTTGGACTGCGTGAAAACACACTCATCGTTTTCCTTGCAGACCACGGCACGAACTTCGCAGAGAATCCGGACAAAGCCACCGGAAAACCGGCGAACTTTATGTACCCCGGCACGATGGACATTCCTATGATGGTGAGCCACCCGTCTGGCGTAAATGCTGGCACCACTTGCGATGAATTCGTCTATACGCTTGATGTTCCTGCTACCGTCATGGCAGCTAGCCAAGTCGAGCCCGCAGGTGAAATTCAGGGACAGAGTCTGCTCCCGCTCGTTGAAGCGGAAGACGGTTGGACGTCGCGTGAATACCTAACCTGTCGCTATGTCAACTCCGTTTGGTATAAGGATGCAAGGAGTTGGTATTTTTCCAGTGTCGACTTCCAGCAGGATGTCCGGCTGTTCGACCTTGAAGCAGATGTTACCTGTCAGCACAATATCGCTGACCAGGGTGCCGACCGGATCGCACTTGCGAAAGAACGAATCTTGGCGGATGCAAACGGGCATCTCCCGCACTATAAACGCCAAGGCAGAACGGATGCCCTCGGCAGACCGCAGTTCGCGGAGGCGTAA
- a CDS encoding Dabb family protein has protein sequence MVEHIVLLKLKSDITTAQLETLSDALLGMADEIPGIESITAGTNNSPEGKSQGYAYGFIVRFTDEAARDAYLPHPFHRQVAGEHIRPLVEDVLVFDYTVS, from the coding sequence ATGGTTGAACACATCGTCCTACTGAAGTTAAAATCGGATATTACTACGGCACAATTGGAAACTTTGTCCGATGCGCTGTTGGGAATGGCTGATGAAATTCCCGGCATTGAATCCATAACCGCTGGCACGAACAACAGTCCTGAAGGTAAAAGCCAAGGATACGCGTACGGTTTTATCGTGCGTTTTACAGACGAAGCGGCACGCGACGCATATCTGCCACACCCTTTTCACCGCCAAGTCGCAGGTGAACACATCCGTCCGCTTGTTGAGGATGTTCTTGTTTTCGATTATACCGTTTCCTAA